TCGAGATAATGTAGATGATGTTTAAGTGTCGGTTATTCTTTAGGTTCATTTTTTTGCTTTTTCATAATTCGGGTTTAATTCAATTGATTTCTGGTAGTACTCAATTGCTTTTTCAACATTTCTATTTCCACCCTGTGCTTTATAAATTTCAGCAAGATGAAAGTATGCGCTTACAGATAAAGGATTTACAACCAGTTCTTTATTAAAATTTTCTATTGCTTTATTGTAGTCCTTTTTTATTTTATAAATTAAGCCAAGATATATAAACGGTGTTTTACCATATTGAAATTGGTTTTCTTGTGCCATTTCTTTAAATAGTTCTGCAGATTTATCATATTCACCTGCCTTGTAAAAGGTTGAAGCAAGTGCCCATTTTGCATTTATATTATCCGGGTCAAGTTGAAGTGAAAAACTTATGAGTTCTATTGCGTTCTTAAAATCTTTTTTGTGAGCATATATTGCACCCATACTCAAATTTGCACTTGGGCTTTCCGGGTTTTGTTTCAGTGTTTTTGAATAGAATGTCCAATCGTCTTTCCAATCTAAATTGCGGACAACTGTCATTGTAGCCAATAATACGATAATACAGCCCGCCAATCCGTAGACGGCAATTAATTGCCGTCTACCAATTTTATCTAATAACACTGCCAACAACACGCAAACCCCTATTAGCGGCAGATACAAATACCTTTCTGCAACTATGTTTTGCATCGGGATTATGTTTGAAGTCGGCAAAAAAGTTATTGGTATCCACATTAACCAGAAGAACAGATTTTTTGAATTTTTATAAGTGTAAATCAAAATTGCTACAAAAACAATTACCGACAGAAACCCGAAAATTACGGGTGCTTGAAATAAAGTTGCCGGAATTTCTATGTTATACTCAACGCTTAAATTAAACGGTAAAAAAACTACGCTTAAATAAACGGGTATGGCTTTTAACATTACAAAGATATTTGTAATGAAACTGTCGCCGGGATATTTTATGGCCGCTTCCGTTGGATGTCTGAATATCAGGAATCTAACAACTAAATAAAAAACCGCTATAATAAAAAAATAACGAATAACGAATGACGAATGACAGATAGTAGAAAAAGATTTTCTATTTTGGCTTTTGTCAAAAATTAAATCATATAAAATGAGCACAGCAGGTAAAGTGACAGCGGTTTCTTTACAAAAAACAGCAAGAAAAAAACAGATAGGAGATATAAGATAAGAGATATGGGTTTTTTTAATATAAAAAAATAATGAAAACATAAAAAACAGCGTTGACAGTTGCGTTTCTACAAACGAGACCATATTTACGACTTCTGTATTTACTGGATGCACAACAAACAAAAGAGCGCTTAAGAAAGCAACAAAATTGTTTTTCAGAATATAAAAAACCAGCAGATAAATCAGAACAGCATTAGCGATATGTAATATGATATTTGTAATACGGTGTCCGACGGAATTTATATTCCAGATTTTGTAATTAGCCATATGAACCAGAAATGGTAAAGGACGGTAGGTTTGGTCATATGTATACTTAAAATATTTGGTTGGTGAAAAGAATACCAAGCTATTTTTGAAACTTTTTATAA
The DNA window shown above is from Elusimicrobiota bacterium and carries:
- a CDS encoding tetratricopeptide repeat protein encodes the protein MIINKHLLIIIFLGFLIYSNTLKNPYLWDDKYFVEKNNFIKSFKNSLVFFSPTKYFKYTYDQTYRPLPFLVHMANYKIWNINSVGHRITNIILHIANAVLIYLLVFYILKNNFVAFLSALLFVVHPVNTEVVNMVSFVETQLSTLFFMFSLFFYIKKTHISYLISPICFFLAVFCKETAVTLPAVLILYDLIFDKSQNRKSFSTICHSSFVIRYFFIIAVFYLVVRFLIFRHPTEAAIKYPGDSFITNIFVMLKAIPVYLSVVFLPFNLSVEYNIEIPATLFQAPVIFGFLSVIVFVAILIYTYKNSKNLFFWLMWIPITFLPTSNIIPMQNIVAERYLYLPLIGVCVLLAVLLDKIGRRQLIAVYGLAGCIIVLLATMTVVRNLDWKDDWTFYSKTLKQNPESPSANLSMGAIYAHKKDFKNAIELISFSLQLDPDNINAKWALASTFYKAGEYDKSAELFKEMAQENQFQYGKTPFIYLGLIYKIKKDYNKAIENFNKELVVNPLSVSAYFHLAEIYKAQGGNRNVEKAIEYYQKSIELNPNYEKAKK